A region of the Culex quinquefasciatus strain JHB chromosome 1, VPISU_Cqui_1.0_pri_paternal, whole genome shotgun sequence genome:
GACTATACACGTACTCGTGCTTCTCGATGATCCTCCGGAAGCTGGGAAAGTTATCGTCCGTCAGCTTGGCGGTTCCATTCCGCAGAAAAATCACCACCGCCGCCGAGTTCGAATACAAATCCCGCAGAAACTTGTCGTCGAGCCCCTCGAGGGCAGACACATCCACGTCCTTCAGCTCGTCCGGTCCCCACAGCAGGAACGGTCCCCCGTAATGGGCCGCAGCGGAACCCAGGGCCAGAATGGTCACCAATAGCACTGACCTCACCATGTTGAGGAACACGAACGAACCTTTTTCTTCGAGACGAACCGTGAACCGCGGACTACGAGTGAAAATCTTCTCCAACGACAGGAACGGGTCGATAATTTCGATCCTTGGAGGGCGTCGTTAGGGCGCATGTGCTGCGAATCCGTTGATTACTTCACGAGAGGGATAGCTGGAGAAATATTGCTAATGTGCTCTAACTACAgaatgttttcaaacaaaatcacGTGGCGGCAGTGGAATAGAGACCGAATTGGAACTCCAATTCAAGGCAGAAGAATATGTGTCGTCATTGTACTCTCATGACTCAAAACACGATGTTGACCAACGCTAAGACAAAGCAATCTTccaatacattttgaaaattgttatagGGACTGGaaactgaaaatataaaatttcacgggtttTCACAAAAAGTCCCAATGCCACGGTATTCCACGTTCCGCAAAATCGCGAAACTTCACTAACCCTGCTTATTGACAAATCGAAACCATAAGCAATCGACCAACAGATTTGCTCGTAGAAGCTGGGGATTGAACTCCCGCTTTTGATCAtacaaggcggaagcgttacgaCGAGTCTGAATGGTTTTGATCATCGTTGATTAACGCGAAATAGAAATTGCCTCAAGAGTGAACGGGTttgcaaagaaaaacaaacagaatATAAGTGAATGGATGGATGATTGTTTTATTTCCCATTTAATTTAGATTAATTAAGAACTGTTCAGAGAACCTTCCAGAGCATGATGAAGCTTACAGCTTGAGCAGAGTATCACAAGTTTGATTCACTTCGATTAAGGCTAACATCTAAAAGCTACATAATACATATGTAGTACGACAGTCGCTGTAAGAACCACCAGCAGACGCGAGGAGTATTTCGTTTCTGCCGCTGCTCCACGATTGAAGAATCTTCTGTTGCTGTTGCTCTCGTTCGGATCGCGCACTCCACAGGTTCGGTAGGACAGCATCTTCTTGCGCTTTTGGTTCACATATCCCGGAATGGCGATGGTGGGAGAATCCAGTCTACCAGTGGCCAGCAGCTTGGAGAAGTCCTgctcaatttgaaatgcattaggTCCTTTGAAATGCACAATCATCTGAATGCAGGCATCGTTGTGAAGAGTTTTCGTGCTACGTGAATCGATTGCCAGCATCCACTCGGGAAGGCCCATTACGGAGCGTACGTCCTCCAGAAACTGAGCGACCACAAAGCGAGGCGGCTTCTTCAGGTTGATGTACTTGACAATGTCGTGATCCGGTTGAATGTTGGCGCAAGCGAACCGAAAGCCGGAGAATTCCGGGCCGAATATTACGATTGAGCGGCCGAGAGCGCTGACGGCGCCCTCTAGGGGGAAGTTGCTATCGGTGAACACTTGTCTGCGGTAGCCGATGTTGATGGGACCGAGGCGGGCCGATACGTCTCCGACGTAGCAACGAAGCGGATTGTCCGGACCGCATTCCTTGCGGTACAGATCTTGCTGTATTGGGGAAAAAAGGATTGATTATTTTGGTTATTGGTTGGACATAGCATGGACTTACATTCAACGGATCAGCCAGCTGGGTATAGTACGGATTCCACACATAACCGGCAGCAACGCATCGAGTTTCTACCTGTAAAACAGTGGCGTCCACTCCAACCGGATTCACCCAGATATGCCAATTGTGATTCAGCGTCTTGTTACGATCATGCTTTCCCGGGTACCTCAACTTGACCTCAATGGTCGTATCACTCTGACTTCCATCATTCCCGATCAGTTGCGTCATCCGGATGTATCCGTACGCGTACCCTGCCGGATGATGGAACGACGCGATCGCTCGAATCTCCCGAGCCTCACTGGGACTGTATCCACGTTCCAAAGTACTGCAGGCCCATCGACGACCTTGCTCTTTCTTGTGAACCACAATGCTTCGTCCGATTATGCTCTCGTAACCATAAAGGGGCATCCGGGAGTCGTTGTAGAAGTTATCATACATCGACACACCGTCCAACGTTCCGAACTTTCCACTCAGGTCACCCAGCTCGTACTGATCCGTACTGCCCATGGCAGGAGGTGGCGACAGCTTAGGGTTGACACCGCGTGGATTCCAGTGTCCGTAGACTGTGGAATCCTCACAAGGGAACTCCAAATCTCCCTCAACCGGGGCTATATGAACGTGGTACCCACTGTTGGCGATCAGTCCTTTAAATTCCACCTCTACGTTGGTCAAATCATACTCGGATTGCTGCAACATCTCAAGTTTCCCTTTTATTGTTAGAGGATCTCCGTTTGAGTACCAGTCTCGAGCGACAACCTTCCGGCGGTGATACCCACCAATCCTGAAACCAAACAAATTTAGTACAAACCTTAAACTTGATCAATCGACCTTACCTCGAACAAGCCAGCCGTTCTCCTCTCGCCTTCGGACCATGGTCGTCGAAGATTACCACCGACCGCCCCACGACGCTCGCGTACCCACCCAAGGGCAAATTTTGGTCCACAAACATCTTCCGGCTGATTCTCCCAGCATCTTCCTTGCTACCAGCAATCCCCAGCATTCCAACGCGATTCGACAGATCCCCCAGCCGACAAAGTTCGCTCGAACTCATCGTACATCGTTCCTCCCAGTTGGAAGCACCCAGCGAGACCTTGTGCGGGTTGTAGATTCCCCCGGTGCTAACGCAACGATTCTGCCAGTCGTAAAAGTCCTTCCCGGGAGGATCATCCGTAATGCCCCAACGGTGCTCCGCCGTATTGTTCACCGACGACCCGTCGGCGTGGATCAGATACTCGAAGATTACCGCCGTATCGCTCCAGAACTCGTCCTTGACCTGGCGGAAGATAATGCGGCCCACGATCGGGTACCGGAACAGAACCTGAGCCGTGAAGATCGGAATCTGATAGGGGCGGCTGATTTCGTACAGGGTTACCGGTCCGCAAGCCCACGGTACGTGGGTGATGTTGGTCGGATCGGTGCGGTTGAATCGTTGCACATTGAACCCTCTGAAGATGATGCTGTGCATGCCTTGAAGCGGGAGGAAGGTATCCCAGTAGAAGCCACTCAGTTCAGCGCTGGTTCCTGGGAGGAACATTTTGTGGGTTTCACGCTTGTTACGGTTGGTTAGCTTGCCCGTAAGATCGCCCACCGGGTATTGATCTTGCGTTCCGTAACCAGGTGGTGGAATACTGCTCTGATCGACGTTCGTGGGATTTAATGTGTCTCCCGAAGTTCGACAGAAGCCTTGACTTCCAGCAGCGTAGGCCTGCAGTGGAAGCTGGTTGATCTTGAAACTCGCAACATCTTTGGCGTAGTTCACGTTGTCCTGAAGTTGGTTGGTGATCGACGCAAACGACGCGTTTATCCATGTTGGCTCGAATCGCGATCGCTGCATAAATCGCATCTCACCGCGGATTCCACCTCCGTTTACGATCGCCCGCGCGGACTTCGCCTTCAAGTGCCGGATTTTGGCACACGCCAAGAAGGTATCCGGATGGACGGGGTCGAAGATCACCAGGTAAAGCTTGCGCGATGGACCGTACAGATCGCTAGGTAGGAGCACCAGGTCCTTATCGTTGAACAGCTGTGGATACTTGTTGCGCTGGGAGTTGGTGGTGATCTTGAGGTTTCCCAGCCGGACATCGATGTCACCGATGGCCTTTCCAGCCCCGCGAACTTGAGGATCGAAGACGAGCTGCAGTTTGTTGCAATTCTCTTCAGCGTTTGCTGCGTCATTCTCGAAGATGTCTGTCACGTAGATTTTCCAGACGTGCTCCGTGAAGTCAGGGTTGTTGAGCTTTCTAGAATGATACAAACTTAATCGAAAGATCAACTAAAAACGTTGAGTCAACTAACCTGGATTGCTCTCTAATGTGGAACAGATTCGAGTAGATCAAGGTGTCCGAATGGTGCGACTCCTTTGACGCCAACCACCGAAAGTACACCGACCCCGTAACGGGACTGTTGAACCTCGCTTCCGCAATGTGATCCTGCGATCCATCCCTGGTGGTGATCGTGGCACAAATCCTAAAGTTACTATTGGGATCATACAGCACCAACGATTTGCCCCACAGTCCCTTCTCCCCGGTCAACGGAATGTCGTTGACCCAACTGGTGGACTCATTCCCAGGTAACGTCAAAAACCCCAGATCATCGTCGAACGACCACAACTGTTCACCCAACCCACGCAGGTCACATCGCTGACCTGGGTCTACGATCGTGTAATCCACGGGCAGCTGGTACACGCCCCAACTCCACGCTTGGTCCGGGTATTGAAGGGTCGTTTCAAGATCTGATGTTATCTGAACCTGCCGCTCGGAGTACTGCGCGAACGAGATTTCCCCGTGAAGACCGTGCTGCGAGATGTACGCCACCAGGTTGACCGCGTGAACTGCCAAGAAAGAAAGCATCAATCAATCGATCGTGACTGCTAATTGATGAAGGTTACTCCAAGCAACTAAAAACATTAGTTACAATGATTCAGCGCCTAGCAGACCATTTTAAATTGGTTCAATTGACGTGGCAATTTGACCATTCACTTCGTACACACTAACCTTGGGCCGATAGCGCTACGAGGCCAAAAACAGCCACTATTCCCCGAACAGATGCCATTCTAAACTTCCGGTGAATTGTCGAACATATCAATCCGATCAGCAACGATACAAACAACACTTGTTACGGGCGTCAACGTTATACAACAAGCCATTCCAGTTGGTCGCGATCGagtcgaaaaaaacacttttctctTCGCAGTGACTCACTGTCGATCGGCCTGGCCGAAGGTACGCGCGTACGAAAGTAGGTCCGGTTGGCTTCGCTGCTCACTTCAAACTGTTTTGGAGCTCGGCTTAAGCGTAAGCCGAGCAAGAGCTCAGGTAGAAAAGCATGCGAGTGGTCGCTCTCTCGCGCAAGTCATGCACGTGAGACTTGAACGCCCGGGAGTTGCAAGAGGCTTcgcttggtttgttttgattccagGTTTCTTGGCTGAAAATGAAATGCATAAAAAGCCGGCTAGCTGGCGTTGTGAGAGGAGAATTGTGTTGAAGTCATGGCTTGAACTAGCAATAACGTTCTCAGTTTGTGAATTGTTTTAAATCAATTGTAATTGTTTGTAAGTATTAACACTTTTTTGTTCCTCACTCAAAAATGTAATCATCAttggatttaataatttactactGTCACTAACGATTGCAGCATCAGAGTATTTGATGCTTGGTTCTGGATCCTTTCAAATTCACGTTCACTATTCAGCAGTCCAATCTGCTTTCAGTTTCAATGAACGTAATAAACGTTGCTGGTAACATGGTGTTCAGATTATGCTGATCAGCAATTTTcgacgaaaacagcatggtttgatcgggctcaaaattggaGTGGGGAttccttggtcaaaataattagacccgtattttatttgtttggcaatccggttgacctacgccgtgttagggtggttcaaaacaCTGGAcatatttgttgatttttgtaaaaaaaagatttttgaaaaattagtaacTTTCAACAGATTTTAGctaccaaaaaatcaaatcaaatcaaattatttgctctTCAGCatggccttggcgttctcgattgcgagattcctactcgaaactaagtgtccgaaggcttgattgttgaggcaattgcaaatctcttttacacctaagcttccatccaccccggtattcgaactgacgacctttggattgttagtccaactgcctaccagcgactccaccgatacAGGACCCtggaagacgactcctacacctggactgagctaacgacctaaccctctaggttaggccggggccaacatttacttccgtgatcagacaaatctcgtctcgaaaaatgccaacgGGACCTTCTAGGATCGAACTCAGGCCagctgggtgagaggcaaccacgcttacccctacaccacggctACCATGAACGCAAATTAATTGATTGCGCTTTTAGAGAAAAAAGAGTTGCGCGTCGAAGCGAATAAAATAATTCATGAATGATATTGCTGATGGCGTTTTCAAAACACTAGGAGCTAAGAGCAATTTAGGATGGAACTGGACCTTGTTGCTACAAATTTGGTGGGACGAAACCATTATATAttttacagtggactctctggttgtcgatcatctcgatatcaatattgctccagatgtcaataaatttgtcagtcccttcaaatagatcgatttgatttttcgttctataatttgaaagTTCCCTcactcgacggtcccttcaatatagACAACGTGAGAGTCCACTGTTTATTAATTGATGTCAGTTATGCTAAGATTCAAACACGAAAAGATCCACGGATATTTTTGAGGAATGGTGTTTGTAAATAAAATGTTCCAAGTTTTGAACAGCAAAGTTCTATCAaacatgaacaattttttttgttttattagatCGGTTGATCGGTTGGTTAATTCAAGTtatttacaatctttcaaataGGAActgttatttcataaaaaaaagaatgacaTCGTTGaacatatttgtttttttaaataattactaaaaatatttaaagaggtTTAGCATATCCATAAATATGAGCAGTTACAATTAGGGTTTGATGGAgctaaattttcttgaattttaatttattttagttttgcatGAATGGTTTAATTTTTGGACAACATTGTTTAGGTTATTgcacaaactgatgttttgcctttgtatgaagacttcaatcttatgttaaatattaaatcaaaatatctaaaatataTGTTCAATATTTAAGGGGGGAACGAAGTTCTTCAAAAttagtcaagggggggggggatggaATGAAAAAGGTGGAGAATCACTAtactagcatgatagggacatttgaaagttgagaagtggtgatgattggttcctattcttcatctgtggtccacggagtaattcttggaggtcctggtcaatatcAGAGGAGCAACCACGGGTAGACAGCAATATTTGtgtaaatgtattttaaatactaaaaaaaagtgAACATATACTGTCATTACTATTACAGGATAATATTTGCTATTCCTTTTCTTGTCTTCTCATAATAATAGTCAGTTAGTATAAACAGTACAagacagacttgattatccgaaggtctcggaaaaaaatcacttcagataaacgaatcttcggataatctgTTGACCTAGAATATGACCCCAAACATGCTCtgaagtaatttttaattttgtaaacccAATATGGTGGCCAATAaactactcaaatttgactaaaatagggtctcagaattaaaatttgaaaataactcaaaaatatatcaaaatattagaCTGCATCAttgctaaaacagctgtcccaattcagcACAGAATGACTTTTTTCTATGACATAAGAATACCAAACGTTACTTATTCcatctttaggtggttggtgctttCCTCTCACCCCTAACggcccctaacgtgatcgctgCGATAAGAGGTcctgaaaaaaagtttcgaattaaaaaatacaagctacctacagactttttgccTAGAGCATACAGATACCGCCTTtgaagaaaatggcattttcgTGGTGATCAGAGCtggccatttgaggttatgttgaaaatcacccttttttgtagtcgtctatatattttttttaatcataacttttaaacaacaaaattaatcTGTACAATATTCAATACCAAGCTGTAGGACCTGAAAGTGAACCGAGTGGACCACATCCGGACCAAATTCATTCAGCCATAGCCGAGAAAAGTAAGTGCATAATTTGGATCAACATCCCCACAagcgcacagacatttgttcagaatttgattctgagtcgataaggggataaatgaaggtgggtctggtaggtcaaattaaaaagttcattttccaagtgattttatagcatcTCCTCAGTGAAGAAGGCAAAATCAATATAAATTAAGCATATAcgaatttagaactgtcaagaTGGAACCATATCACTGTTTGGTAGTAGTAAAATTGAATCTTTTCCAATTCTTCAAAGGGAACAGCCTTGAAGCgctgattgctccaaaaagactcaATCAGTCGGGAGCACATATCGAACGCGACGCAAAACTGCtttgatgaattcctaccgtttgtcacttcaaCACCAATCGCTTGCCCAGGGGAAGAAAACCACTCTTTTTCGTTACGCTAGCTCCAGAAAAGCCAAAGCAAgagattattttccaaaatctcaTGGGCTATTAAGAagttttttggtgaaattttccatggcattttgaaatgctcaaatttgtatttgagTAATACTTTCATGTATCTTTACAATTAGTTTTGCTATGCTAGTTCAAGAAAAGATTTGTACTTTGTTAGGAAAAtcattcagttttatttttggaataatttgAAAGAATTCCTGAAAACTCAACATGAGTTTAAAAACTTATAAGTGGTGTtcaaattttgggaaaaaaatgtaatatagTTTCTTTCAACGTATATTGTACATTGATTAGAAAGCTGCAAAAGACCCCCAAAGAAACATGTCGAATCAGATTTCAACATGTCGGGAAATAGCCCTTCTTCAACTTCCGTTTCAAATCCAAAAGCACTTGAAAAAGTACCCCTAtgacaattttaacatatttgacattgcattatttgaaattacattgaaaatcctCAAAAACAAATGTATACTGCAGTTTGCTGGATATTCtattgataatatttttaaactgaaagaAGTTTAGAAATATTTCCATATAGTAatgattctttgaaaaaaaaaaaaccggaatcTCAAAAGCACCTCGGCTCATTTTTTGTGAACCATGGTTCATTCGTTTTTTGaacggctcgctcttttttgcccacctcccTTCACAACACTCATTGACTCGAAAGGCGCCTGGTGGCTATGCAACATGCAGTGCTACGG
Encoded here:
- the LOC6051326 gene encoding uncharacterized protein LOC6051326; this encodes MASVRGIVAVFGLVALSAQVHAVNLVAYISQHGLHGEISFAQYSERQVQITSDLETTLQYPDQAWSWGVYQLPVDYTIVDPGQRCDLRGLGEQLWSFDDDLGFLTLPGNESTSWVNDIPLTGEKGLWGKSLVLYDPNSNFRICATITTRDGSQDHIAEARFNSPVTGSVYFRWLASKESHHSDTLIYSNLFHIREQSRKLNNPDFTEHVWKIYVTDIFENDAANAEENCNKLQLVFDPQVRGAGKAIGDIDVRLGNLKITTNSQRNKYPQLFNDKDLVLLPSDLYGPSRKLYLVIFDPVHPDTFLACAKIRHLKAKSARAIVNGGGIRGEMRFMQRSRFEPTWINASFASITNQLQDNVNYAKDVASFKINQLPLQAYAAGSQGFCRTSGDTLNPTNVDQSSIPPPGYGTQDQYPVGDLTGKLTNRNKRETHKMFLPGTSAELSGFYWDTFLPLQGMHSIIFRGFNVQRFNRTDPTNITHVPWACGPVTLYEISRPYQIPIFTAQVLFRYPIVGRIIFRQVKDEFWSDTAVIFEYLIHADGSSVNNTAEHRWGITDDPPGKDFYDWQNRCVSTGGIYNPHKVSLGASNWEERCTMSSSELCRLGDLSNRVGMLGIAGSKEDAGRISRKMFVDQNLPLGGYASVVGRSVVIFDDHGPKARGERLACSRIGGYHRRKVVARDWYSNGDPLTIKGKLEMLQQSEYDLTNVEVEFKGLIANSGYHVHIAPVEGDLEFPCEDSTVYGHWNPRGVNPKLSPPPAMGSTDQYELGDLSGKFGTLDGVSMYDNFYNDSRMPLYGYESIIGRSIVVHKKEQGRRWACSTLERGYSPSEAREIRAIASFHHPAGYAYGYIRMTQLIGNDGSQSDTTIEVKLRYPGKHDRNKTLNHNWHIWVNPVGVDATVLQVETRCVAAGYVWNPYYTQLADPLNQDLYRKECGPDNPLRCYVGDVSARLGPINIGYRRQVFTDSNFPLEGAVSALGRSIVIFGPEFSGFRFACANIQPDHDIVKYINLKKPPRFVVAQFLEDVRSVMGLPEWMLAIDSRSTKTLHNDACIQMIVHFKGPNAFQIEQDFSKLLATGRLDSPTIAIPGYVNQKRKKMLSYRTCGVRDPNESNSNRRFFNRGAAAETKYSSRLLVVLTATVVLHMYYVAFRC